A single window of Spirochaetota bacterium DNA harbors:
- a CDS encoding RnfABCDGE type electron transport complex subunit B, which translates to MLDILFPSIPSIISITILSLACGILLSLAKVLLKVEKDPRIEKVVEALPGANCGACGFPGCAGYATHIVEQGVAINLCPVGGPDSVKKISQIMGIEAEAGVRRIARVHCQGGVNETKIRFMYDGPHSCRAAQLVMGGFKVCEYGCLGLGDCVRACPFDAIHLDDRGLPLVDAAKCTGCGNCVEACPRNIISLLDENVDVYVMCRNKQKAPVMKLGCSVGCTACRRCEKACREEVFKDNPDIDTAIKIENFLAVIDYDLCINCGRCAEVCPQKVIDFKKVMVIKRETN; encoded by the coding sequence ATGCTTGATATACTTTTTCCGTCAATTCCATCTATAATCAGTATAACTATTTTGAGCTTAGCGTGTGGTATTTTGCTATCACTTGCTAAGGTTTTGTTGAAGGTTGAAAAGGATCCCCGTATAGAAAAGGTTGTTGAAGCGTTACCAGGAGCCAATTGTGGTGCATGCGGTTTTCCAGGGTGTGCAGGATATGCCACACATATCGTTGAGCAGGGTGTGGCTATTAACTTGTGTCCTGTGGGCGGACCTGACAGTGTGAAAAAAATATCGCAGATAATGGGCATAGAAGCTGAAGCTGGAGTGAGGCGAATTGCACGGGTCCACTGTCAGGGTGGGGTTAATGAAACCAAGATACGCTTTATGTATGATGGACCTCACAGTTGTAGGGCTGCACAGCTTGTCATGGGCGGATTTAAAGTGTGTGAATACGGTTGCTTGGGATTGGGTGATTGTGTGCGTGCATGCCCATTTGACGCTATTCATCTGGACGATAGGGGGCTGCCATTAGTTGATGCAGCAAAATGTACAGGGTGCGGAAACTGTGTGGAGGCATGTCCACGCAATATAATAAGCCTTCTGGATGAAAATGTTGATGTATATGTCATGTGCCGCAACAAACAGAAAGCGCCTGTTATGAAATTAGGGTGCAGTGTTGGCTGTACTGCATGCAGGCGGTGTGAAAAGGCGTGCCGCGAAGAAGTCTTTAAAGATAATCCTGATATTGATACTGCCATTAAAATTGAAAACTTTTTAGCTGTCATTGATTATGACTTATGCATTAATTGTGGGCGGTGTGCTGAGGTGTGCCCACAGAAAGTGATTGACTTCAAAAAAGTTATGGTAATAAAGCGTGAAACCAATTGA
- the fliG gene encoding flagellar motor switch protein FliG, whose protein sequence is MKPIDQMNGAERAAALLVALGPEVASEIMKFLDEESVNKLAAEIAKIDVLSPEEKEELIGQFLLELKKTRGVAFGGHNVAKEILYAAFGEAKAKDILKRLTHKDLEKGFGFLNDIDAELIVTFLQNEHPQTIAVTLAYIPAAKAAEVIKLLPKDTAKEVTLRMAKMERTSPDAVLEISRVLRKKYDEYRYQGQSSSKAGGLNALIDIMAHLSGDQEKQLIDYFETTMPQIADEIKARIFTFENVLNLTNTEMRILVDEINNDYMIAKALKGAGDEIRFKFFRNMSKNRATDIMHEMEAMGPVRLSEIQEARDNIVRIMRQLHDNGIISLRKEKEKYIE, encoded by the coding sequence GTGAAACCAATTGACCAGATGAATGGAGCCGAAAGGGCTGCAGCACTTTTAGTGGCACTTGGCCCTGAAGTTGCTTCAGAAATAATGAAATTCCTTGACGAGGAAAGTGTCAATAAATTAGCTGCAGAGATTGCAAAGATAGATGTCCTTTCACCTGAAGAAAAGGAAGAGCTTATTGGGCAGTTTTTGCTGGAACTTAAAAAAACACGTGGGGTGGCGTTTGGCGGGCATAATGTTGCAAAAGAAATTTTATATGCGGCGTTTGGTGAAGCTAAAGCTAAAGACATTTTAAAACGGCTTACTCACAAAGATCTGGAAAAAGGGTTTGGATTTTTAAACGATATTGATGCGGAGTTAATTGTTACATTTTTGCAAAATGAGCACCCACAAACTATAGCAGTTACGCTTGCCTATATACCTGCAGCAAAAGCAGCTGAGGTCATAAAACTACTTCCCAAAGATACTGCCAAGGAAGTCACGCTTCGCATGGCAAAGATGGAACGCACATCACCTGACGCGGTGCTTGAAATTTCACGTGTGTTGCGCAAAAAATATGATGAGTACCGCTATCAAGGACAGTCAAGCTCTAAAGCGGGCGGTCTTAATGCACTCATTGACATCATGGCACATCTAAGTGGCGACCAGGAGAAGCAACTCATTGATTATTTTGAAACAACCATGCCACAGATTGCCGATGAAATAAAGGCCCGCATCTTTACCTTTGAAAATGTTCTTAACCTCACCAACACTGAAATGCGCATTCTTGTTGATGAAATTAATAATGACTACATGATTGCAAAAGCACTGAAAGGTGCCGGTGATGAAATCCGATTCAAATTTTTCCGCAATATGAGCAAAAACCGCGCAACTGATATCATGCACGAGATGGAAGCCATGGGCCCTGTGCGCTTGTCCGAGATTCAGGAAGCACGGGACAATATTGTCAGGATTATGCGTCAGTTACATGACAATGGCATCATCAGCCTCAGAAAAGAAAAAGAGAAGTATATTGAATAA
- the rsmA gene encoding 16S rRNA (adenine(1518)-N(6)/adenine(1519)-N(6))-dimethyltransferase RsmA, protein MNKKEILSLLEHAGLAPNKVYGQHFLIMEKYIEAIVTAISPQPNDIILEIGPGPGILTEPISSLVKKLICVEIDAGFVRVLKERFTDMHITIVHDDFLKLPAIGECTKVVGNLPYNVASQIIFKVAKYYTVPHCFFLIQKEMAERLIAKPKSKNYSAFTVGVQLYFKVQRLFDVPPNAFYPPPKVHSTFVQLTRKKELPLTQSQITLFEQLVESAFWARRKMLKTALKRSPYITFDELYIAQAFEVLGFDTKVRGEELSLDDFIALTKYCHHHQHLKDQ, encoded by the coding sequence TTGAATAAAAAAGAAATCCTTTCACTTTTAGAGCATGCAGGCCTTGCACCCAACAAGGTATACGGGCAGCATTTTTTAATAATGGAAAAATATATTGAGGCGATAGTTACTGCAATCAGCCCACAGCCCAACGACATCATACTGGAAATTGGTCCGGGGCCAGGTATTCTCACTGAACCGATAAGCAGCCTTGTAAAAAAGCTTATCTGTGTTGAGATAGATGCAGGTTTTGTCCGCGTGTTGAAAGAAAGATTTACAGATATGCATATAACTATTGTACATGACGATTTTCTTAAATTACCTGCAATTGGAGAGTGTACTAAAGTGGTAGGCAATCTTCCTTACAATGTAGCATCGCAGATTATATTTAAAGTGGCAAAATACTATACAGTTCCACACTGTTTTTTCCTTATACAGAAAGAGATGGCAGAGCGACTGATTGCAAAACCTAAAAGTAAAAATTATTCCGCTTTTACCGTTGGTGTGCAGCTTTATTTTAAAGTACAAAGGCTTTTTGATGTGCCACCCAATGCATTTTATCCACCACCCAAGGTTCATTCAACGTTTGTACAACTGACACGAAAAAAAGAATTGCCCCTGACACAAAGCCAGATAACATTATTTGAACAGCTTGTTGAAAGTGCATTCTGGGCACGCCGCAAAATGCTAAAAACTGCACTAAAACGCTCACCCTATATTACATTTGATGAGTTGTATATTGCGCAGGCATTTGAAGTGCTTGGCTTTGACACAAAAGTCCGCGGAGAGGAGCTTTCACTTGACGATTTTATAGCACTGACAAAATACTGCCACCATCATCAACACTTGAAGGATCAGTAA